One Lampris incognitus isolate fLamInc1 chromosome 18, fLamInc1.hap2, whole genome shotgun sequence genomic region harbors:
- the LOC130128446 gene encoding uncharacterized protein LOC130128446: MATILEGLTGERNDLNDIIIYGANSTERDARLKKVLHRLKEAEESRSSKQSGVVMNTTGQPWTVLIFCVAVQLLGAGASSPEPRSSHVTQVGQNVSLPCNLTSSGQVTWFHLRADHLVPLLAVHKSKLNRTEVSLYVQNESHFRFGGDAKDGRVSLELVHVNETDAGLYFCGGRCDGVTCFSRGLQLTVEGSEPHTVTRDAQELPCWTLIISLLPVWFLFCFLCIFTICFCSGRTPVCCSACVDGDASLKEARLHYASLKYARRPRPSAEGHTGLAEEDVTYSTVSHRRYEE, from the exons ATGGCTACCATCCTGGAAGGTCTGACAGGAGAGCGAAATGATCTCAATGATATCATCATCTACGGAGCCAACAGCACAGAGCGTGATGCTCGTCTGAAGAAAGTCCTCCACCGTCTGAAAGAGGCAG AAGAGAGCAGGAGCTCGAAGCAGTCCGGGGTCGTGATGAACACCACAGGTCAGCCATGGACGGTCCTTATCTTCT GTGTTGCTGTCCAGCTGCTGGGGGCAGGAGCCTCCTCGCCGGAGCCCCGGTCCTCCCATGTGACCCAGGTGGGACAGAACGTGTCGCTGCCCTGTAACCTCACGTCCTCCGGACAGGTCACATGGTTCCATCTGCGCGCAGATCACCTGGTCCCCCTGCTGGCCGTGCATAAAAGCAAGCTCAACCGAACGGAGGTCAGCTTGTACGTACAGAACGAAAGTCACTTCCGGTTTGGTGGAGATGCAAAGGACGGGCGGGTCAGTCTGGAGCTGGTCCACGTGAACGAGACGGACGCGGGTCTTTATTTCTGCGGCGGTCGGTGTGACGGGGTCACGTGTTTCTCCAGAGGCCTTCAGCTGACTGTCGAGG GCAGTGAACCCCACACAGTGACCAGAGACGCTCAGGAGCTGCCATGTTGGACCCTCATCATCTCTCTGCTTCCAGTTTGGTTTCTGTTCTGCTTTCTCTGCATCTTCACCATCTGTTTCTGCTCAG GTAGGACACCTGTCTGCTGCTCAGCCTGTGTGGACGGGGACGCCAGTCTAAAG gagGCGCGGCTGCACTATGCCAGTCTGAAGTATGCTCGCAGGCCCCGCCCCTCAGCTGAGGGTCACACAGGATTGGCTGAGGAAGATGTCACTTACTCAACGGTGTCACACAGGCGGTATGAAGAATAG
- the LOC130128898 gene encoding uncharacterized protein LOC130128898: MVDLKVRLEALSALSGCRVEGTGVGSLLGPQDLVNIVALREFYRQEGFKQLDYPSLGTLSLDDTDDSDLYGSPPALAEGPDTGTGTRTTVRINPLEFFDGNYDYDFTKVKDGEARFTRGNEPYLRPCGWNRVALKVLKKFDDGDGWLGTGSSAWPVSYHGKNMDGSLGVILTRGQTPDDDPKFLEAAASALVGEGTRGRGVYSTPDIKIAEKFCKTFKSQADGRTYKVILQNRINPSKRIQCQRDGIWLVYVPDGSTDAEKRAIVQESLRPYGLLLKRV; the protein is encoded by the exons ATGGTGGATTTGAAGGTGCGCTTGGAGGCGCTGTCTGCGCTCTCCGGCTGCCGGGTGGAGGGGACCGGGGTCGGGTCGCTGCTCGGCCCGCAGGACCTGGTCAACATCGTGGCCCTCAGGGAGTTTTACAGACAGGAGGGCTTCAAACAGCTGGACTATCCCAGCCTGGGCACTTTGTCCCTCGATGACACGGATGATTCGGACCTGTACGGCTCCCCGCCGGCGCTGGCGGAGGGCCCCGATACCGGAACCGGAACCAGAACCACGGTGAGGATCAACCCGCTGGAGTTCTTTGACGGCAATTACGACTACGACTTCACCAAAGTCAAG gATGGTGAAGCCCGGTTCACCCGCGGTAATGAGCCATACCTCCGGCCCTGCGGCTGGAACCGCGTGGCGCTGAAGGTTCTGAAGAAGTTCGACGACGGCGACGGCTGGCTGGGGACCGGCAGCAGCGCCTGGCCCGTCTCCTACCACGGTAAAAACATGGACGGCTCCCTGGGGGTCATTCTAACCCGTGGCCAGACCCCCGATGATGACCCCAAGTTTTTGGAAGCTGCCGCGTCGGCCTTGGTCGGCGAGGGAACCAGGGGCAGGGGCGTGTACTCCACGCCGGACATCAAGATCGCCGAGAAGTTCTGCAAGACGTTCAAGTCTCAGGCGGACGGGAGGACCTACAAGGTGATTCTCCAGAACCGGATCAACCCCTCGAAGAGGATTCAGTGCCAGAGGGATGGCATCTGGCTGGTCTACGTGCCCGATGGGTCAACCGATGCGGAGAAAAGGGCCATCGTGCAGGAATCGCTCCGCCCGTACGGGCTGCTCCTGAAACGGGTTTGA